In Deltaproteobacteria bacterium, the genomic stretch CCGATGCCTTTGATGCCGAGCGGGTTTACCGGCGTCGGTGTTTCGGTGTGCGCGAGCTGAAAGCGCGGCAGATCGGCGGCGCGCGGAACTGCGTAGTCCATCAGGCTGCCGGTGGTGAGTTGGCCGTTGTCGTCGTAGACCACGGCTTCATAGAGCGCCTGTCCGAGCCCTTGGGCAATGCCGCCTTGGACCTGTCCGTCGGCCAGCAGGGGATTGATCACTTTGCCGCAATCGTCCACCGCGAGATATTTTTTGATTTCGATTTGGCCGGTTTCGGGCTCGATCTCGACGACGCAAATGTGAGTGCCGAAGGGAAACGTAAAGTTAGACGGTTCGAAGGTCGAGTCGGCGGAAATTTCGCTGGCGAGATTGGCGGCCGCAGCTTGGCGCGCGATTTGTTGAATCGTCATGCCTTTGCGCGGCACGCCTTTGACGATGAATTTGTCATCGCTGAAGACCACATCCTCGGTTGCGGCTTCCAATAGTTGGGCGGCCAGTTCCTGCGCCTTCTTTTTAACTTCTTCGGCGGCGTGATAAATCGCGATGCCACCGACTGCCGTGGCGCGGCTGCCGAAAGTCCCCATGCCTTTTGCCACGGTGCCGGTGTCGCCGTGCAGCACTTCGACGTCGTCGAAGTCGACGCCCAATTGGTCGGCGACGATCTGGGCAAACGAAGTTTTCTGGCCCTGGCCGTGGGGCGACGCGCCGGAATAGACTTTGACTTTGCCGTCCGCTTTGACATCGACTTTGCCGTACTCCCAAAAGCCCGGGCCCATGGCGCAGATCTCGACGTAGGTGGAAACTCCGATACCAAGGTAGCGGCCTTTGCCGCGGGCGCGCTTTTGCTCCGCGCGCAGTTTGTCGTAACCGACAAGTTTCAACGCTTTGCTCAAGGCAAGCTCATAGTTGCCGCTGTCGTAGACAAGCCCTGTCGCGGTTTTGAAGGGAAACTCGGCGGGTTTGGGAAAGTTTCGCTGGCGCACTTTGACGGGATCGAGCTTTAACTCCCGGGCGACGCGATCCATCAAACGCTCGATGACATAAGTTGCTTCGGGCCGGCCGGCGCCGCGGTAGGCATCGGTTGACATTTTATTAGTGAATGCGGCTCTGACGGCAATGCCGATTGCCGGAATCTTGTAACAGCCCGAGAGCATCAAGCCGGTAAACGGCGGAATCGCCGGCGTGAACAATTGGTGATAGGCGCCAATGTCGGCAATGACGTTGTAACGCAGGGCGAGAACCCTTCCATCTTTCTTCACCGCGGCTTCCACTTCGCCCACTTGGCCTCGGCCGTGGATGGTTGCCTGGATATTTTCGCGCCGCTCTTCGATCCATTTGACCGGTCGTTTCAACTCTAGCGCGAGGAATGCCAGTAAAGGCTCTTCGGCGTAGACGTTGAGCTTGCTGCCGAAGCCGCCACCGACTTCCGGTGCAATGACGCGCACTCGGGTTTCTGGTAGTTTGAGCAGGTTGGCGAGATGGCCTTTCACAAGGTGAGGAATCTGGGTTGACGTCCAGACGCAAAGTCCTTGAGTGTCAGAATAGTTGGCCAACACACCGCGGGTCTCCATGGCGATCGGTGCCAAGCGTTGGTGCACAAGCCGTTGCTTGACGATCTTATCCGCTTGCTTGAACGCCCCGGCGACGTTGCCCCGTTCCTGCTGCCAACGAAAGGCCAAGTTGTCGGGCCACTGCGCGTGAATGACCGGGGAGGCCGCCGTCAAAGCTTTTTCCGGATCGGTAACCGCCGGCAATGGTTCATAGTCGACTTCGATGAGATCGACGCCATCGCGCGCCGTGTAGCGATCTTCAGCGACGACGGCTGCCACCGGTTCGCCGACATAGCAGGTTTTGTCGACTGCCAGCGCGCGATGATCGGGAATGCGCAGCGTCGGGTTGTCGGCGGTGGTGGGCAGCGTGCCGATGCGATTTTTCAGCTCCGCGCCAGTGTAGACAGCAACAACTCCGGCAAGCTGCCGCGCGGCACCGACAGCGATACGATTGATTTTGGCGTGCGCATGGGGACTGCGCAAAATCGCCGCGTGCAGGATGCCCGGCAACTTCACGTCGTCGACGTATTCGCCGACGCCGCGAATCAGGCTGGGATCTTCGCGGCGCTTAACCTTCGCGCCGACTAGTTTGCTAACAGGCATCTCGCTTCGCTTTCGCTACGCTCAAGTTTTGAGTTTAGGGTTTCGAGTCGCCTAACCCCTCACGCCTTACGCCTGACGCTCTTTGTCTTCGGCCTCATTTGTTTAGCCGCTTGCTGCACGGCATCGACGATATGCTGATACCCCGTGCAGCGGCACAGGTTGCCGTCGATGGCGTGGCGGATTTCCGTTTCGGTCGGTTTGGGGTTGCGCTGTAATAGTTGGTGAGCTGACAGAATCATGCCGGGCGTGCAGAAGCCGCATTGCAAACCGTGGCACTCCCAAAAGGCCTCTTGAATCGGATGCAGTTTCACGCCGCGCGCCAGACCTTCGATGGTCAGCACTTCGCCGCCGTCGGCCTGCACCGCGAGCACGGTGCAGGATTTCACGGCGTTGCCGTTGAGCATGACCGTGCAGGCGCCGCAGATGCTCGTGTCGCAGCCGATGTGGGTCCCCGTAAGCCCGGCAACGTCGCGCAGCAGATGGACCAGAAGCAGGCGCGGCTCTACTTCGTAGGATTTTTCGCTGCCGTTGATGGAGAGCGTTATTGGCTTTTTCGTTGCCATCGTCTATCGACGCTATAACGCAACGAACCACCGTGAAGCAAACCCAAATACAAAAAACTCCGAGGGTAGGGCGCGATTGATCGCGCCCGTTGTCCCGGCCGCGGCCGTGCGCAATGAATTGCGCTCCGGCTGCGAAATGCGTTCGGCCGTTGCCCAAAGCGCTTGACAACCGGTAGGCGTTTTCACTATGAATATACCAACTGGTTGGTTAACCTTTGAGACCGAAACTGATCAACCCGCCGACCCGGGAGAAGCTTTTGGAACAGGCCCAGGAGCTCATGCTGGAAAAAGGTTTCGTCGCCACGACGGTGGACGAGATCTGCCAAGCCTCCGGTGTGACCAAGGGAACTTTCTTCCACTATTTCAAGAGCAAAGAGGACTTGGCGAAGGCAGCCCTCGATCGATTCTTTTACCGCCAATTAGAGATGGTCGGGCGGGGCGCGCACCGCAGCGCCGATCCT encodes the following:
- a CDS encoding xanthine dehydrogenase family protein molybdopterin-binding subunit, whose amino-acid sequence is MPVSKLVGAKVKRREDPSLIRGVGEYVDDVKLPGILHAAILRSPHAHAKINRIAVGAARQLAGVVAVYTGAELKNRIGTLPTTADNPTLRIPDHRALAVDKTCYVGEPVAAVVAEDRYTARDGVDLIEVDYEPLPAVTDPEKALTAASPVIHAQWPDNLAFRWQQERGNVAGAFKQADKIVKQRLVHQRLAPIAMETRGVLANYSDTQGLCVWTSTQIPHLVKGHLANLLKLPETRVRVIAPEVGGGFGSKLNVYAEEPLLAFLALELKRPVKWIEERRENIQATIHGRGQVGEVEAAVKKDGRVLALRYNVIADIGAYHQLFTPAIPPFTGLMLSGCYKIPAIGIAVRAAFTNKMSTDAYRGAGRPEATYVIERLMDRVARELKLDPVKVRQRNFPKPAEFPFKTATGLVYDSGNYELALSKALKLVGYDKLRAEQKRARGKGRYLGIGVSTYVEICAMGPGFWEYGKVDVKADGKVKVYSGASPHGQGQKTSFAQIVADQLGVDFDDVEVLHGDTGTVAKGMGTFGSRATAVGGIAIYHAAEEVKKKAQELAAQLLEAATEDVVFSDDKFIVKGVPRKGMTIQQIARQAAAANLASEISADSTFEPSNFTFPFGTHICVVEIEPETGQIEIKKYLAVDDCGKVINPLLADGQVQGGIAQGLGQALYEAVVYDDNGQLTTGSLMDYAVPRAADLPRFQLAHTETPTPVNPLGIKGIGEAGTIGSTPAVVSAVIDALAPLGVSHLDMPLTPQKIWRACQASTAAKKRVRK
- a CDS encoding (2Fe-2S)-binding protein, which encodes MATKKPITLSINGSEKSYEVEPRLLLVHLLRDVAGLTGTHIGCDTSICGACTVMLNGNAVKSCTVLAVQADGGEVLTIEGLARGVKLHPIQEAFWECHGLQCGFCTPGMILSAHQLLQRNPKPTETEIRHAIDGNLCRCTGYQHIVDAVQQAAKQMRPKTKSVRRKA